From a region of the Spelaeicoccus albus genome:
- a CDS encoding LacI family DNA-binding transcriptional regulator, whose product MSIRDVAKLAQVSYQTVSRVLNGSPSVRPATRQRVLDAVVALDFRPNRAARALAGRRSYTIGVLATVSPAYYGPSSTMRGIEDAARDRGYSVLLANSRGTSAAELSAMLNHLVYQGVEGIIVLAPQAPAAHAATAMRKPVPVVMTQHDGGDPELSANDELGGEMAARHLWELGHRRLGHVAGPADWSETDVRRRGFEKALAEVGSAPIVIGRGDWSADSGYEAFENVARHGVTGVFCANDQMALGFVHAAVDRGLNVPNDLSVVGFDGVPEAAHYLPALTTMYLDFVALGRRAVERLLVILRDGETAAHGAQEPILPQLIVRDSTARVSAA is encoded by the coding sequence GTGAGCATCCGCGATGTGGCGAAGCTCGCGCAGGTCTCGTATCAGACCGTGTCGCGCGTGCTCAACGGCAGCCCGAGCGTGCGTCCCGCGACCCGCCAGCGGGTACTGGACGCCGTCGTCGCCCTGGATTTCCGGCCGAACAGGGCGGCCCGTGCGCTTGCGGGGCGCCGCAGCTACACCATTGGCGTTCTCGCGACGGTCAGCCCTGCCTATTACGGGCCGAGCAGCACCATGCGAGGTATCGAGGACGCCGCCCGCGACCGCGGCTACTCGGTGCTGCTTGCCAATTCCCGCGGCACGAGCGCGGCAGAATTGAGCGCCATGCTCAACCATCTGGTGTACCAGGGCGTCGAAGGGATCATTGTCCTCGCGCCTCAAGCGCCCGCCGCACATGCCGCCACCGCGATGCGTAAGCCGGTGCCCGTGGTGATGACGCAACACGACGGCGGCGATCCCGAATTGTCTGCCAATGACGAACTGGGTGGCGAGATGGCTGCGCGGCATCTTTGGGAGCTCGGTCACCGGCGGCTTGGCCACGTTGCCGGACCTGCCGACTGGTCCGAGACGGACGTCCGGCGACGGGGGTTCGAAAAGGCGCTTGCGGAAGTCGGCTCGGCTCCGATCGTCATCGGCCGCGGCGACTGGTCGGCCGACTCCGGCTACGAAGCGTTCGAAAACGTTGCCCGCCACGGCGTCACGGGGGTCTTTTGCGCCAATGACCAGATGGCCCTCGGTTTTGTGCACGCCGCAGTCGATCGCGGGCTCAACGTGCCGAACGATCTTTCCGTCGTCGGATTTGACGGCGTGCCGGAGGCGGCGCATTACCTCCCGGCGCTCACGACGATGTATCTCGACTTCGTCGCCCTCGGCCGGCGAGCCGTTGAAAGACTTCTCGTGATCCTGCGCGACGGTGAGACGGCGGCGCACGGCGCGCAAGAGCCGATCCTGCCGCAACTCATCGTGCGTGATTCGACCGCGAGGGTCTCGGCAGCCTGA
- a CDS encoding helix-turn-helix transcriptional regulator, with protein sequence MSKLRHVPVAETTSQDIAPLGGIDVHFHDQHQIIYASRGVLAVTTDSGRWISPAHQAIWVPAGTVHGHRAYGATRLHTVGMPPGDNPLELTEPAILAVGPLLRELIIAYTDSRRPPAERAAMHGVLLDQLSRAATRPGRLPTPRDERLAALGSILDSHPADSRNLSELGRLIGASPRTLSRLFRVETGMTFPQWRTQLRLQHALRLLAEGESVSRVAAACGWSSASAFIETFRRSFGHTPGRR encoded by the coding sequence ATGTCGAAATTACGCCACGTCCCGGTGGCCGAGACGACGTCGCAGGATATTGCGCCGCTCGGCGGCATCGATGTGCACTTTCACGATCAGCATCAGATCATTTACGCCAGCCGCGGCGTCTTGGCGGTCACGACCGACTCCGGCCGGTGGATCTCACCGGCTCACCAAGCGATCTGGGTGCCGGCCGGCACCGTACACGGCCACCGCGCCTACGGGGCGACCCGGCTGCACACCGTCGGAATGCCGCCGGGCGACAATCCGCTCGAGCTGACCGAGCCGGCAATTCTCGCTGTCGGCCCGTTGTTGCGCGAACTCATCATCGCCTACACGGATTCCCGGCGCCCGCCCGCCGAACGCGCTGCCATGCACGGCGTCCTGCTCGATCAGCTCTCCCGCGCCGCCACGCGGCCCGGCCGGTTGCCGACGCCGCGCGACGAACGGCTCGCTGCGCTCGGATCAATCTTGGACTCGCACCCGGCGGATTCGCGGAACCTCTCCGAATTGGGTCGCCTGATCGGCGCCAGTCCACGAACGCTGAGCAGGCTGTTCCGCGTCGAAACCGGCATGACCTTCCCGCAATGGCGGACCCAATTGCGTTTGCAACACGCGCTGCGGCTCTTGGCCGAGGGCGAATCGGTCAGTCGGGTCGCGGCCGCGTGCGGGTGGTCCTCTGCCAGCGCGTTCATCGAAACGTTCCGCCGCTCGTTCGGGCACACGCCGGGCCGGCGATGA
- a CDS encoding MFS transporter: protein MQSAQRAGRWRISLLVGSHLIDDLYQGAVPAMLPFFVAERHFGYVAAAGITLAATLLSSVVQPLFGMMTDKHPLPWLVPAGLGVAGIGVGLSGLVDSYLWTWLAIALSGLGVAAYHPESARLARAAAAGSHVGMSWFSLGGNVGFALAPIIVTPVMAAMGLGGSPLLMIPALVVGVLLSIMLRRLITPAIAMSAAGRAALVDRWGQFARLGTVVILRSIVTFALNTFLAIWVGERLDASGHLAGEAALVLYFGVGAVGTLLGGTLASRFSRVRLIRTAYLLTIPTLAGVALVPGPLVYVFIAATALCLYVPFSLHVTLGQDFLPTRVGTASGVTLGLAVSVGGLAAPAVGALAEAVNLQTALLVLLLAPAASWFVARGMREPTQLVGAQ, encoded by the coding sequence ATGCAGTCCGCGCAGCGTGCCGGCCGGTGGCGAATCTCGCTGCTGGTCGGCAGTCATTTGATCGATGACCTGTACCAAGGGGCAGTACCGGCCATGCTGCCGTTCTTTGTGGCCGAACGGCATTTCGGTTATGTGGCGGCTGCCGGAATCACGCTTGCCGCGACGCTGCTCTCGTCCGTCGTGCAGCCCTTGTTCGGCATGATGACCGACAAGCATCCGCTGCCGTGGCTGGTGCCTGCCGGGCTCGGCGTGGCCGGCATCGGCGTCGGTTTGTCCGGACTGGTCGACTCGTACCTGTGGACGTGGCTGGCCATTGCCCTGTCGGGGCTCGGCGTCGCCGCCTACCATCCGGAATCCGCGCGGTTGGCCAGGGCGGCCGCGGCCGGAAGCCACGTCGGCATGAGTTGGTTCTCGCTGGGTGGCAACGTCGGCTTTGCGCTCGCCCCGATCATCGTGACGCCCGTGATGGCGGCAATGGGCCTGGGCGGCAGCCCGCTGCTCATGATCCCGGCCCTCGTCGTCGGCGTCCTGCTGTCGATCATGCTGCGTCGACTGATTACGCCGGCCATCGCCATGAGCGCGGCCGGCCGGGCGGCACTCGTCGACAGATGGGGACAGTTCGCCAGGCTCGGCACCGTTGTGATTTTGCGGTCGATAGTCACGTTCGCGTTGAATACGTTCTTGGCCATTTGGGTCGGCGAGCGGCTGGATGCTTCGGGGCATTTAGCCGGCGAGGCGGCGCTCGTACTCTACTTTGGCGTCGGCGCGGTCGGAACACTCTTGGGCGGCACGCTTGCGTCGCGTTTTTCGCGCGTGCGCCTCATTCGGACGGCGTACCTGCTCACCATCCCGACGCTCGCCGGGGTGGCGCTCGTGCCCGGACCGCTCGTGTACGTCTTCATCGCCGCGACGGCGCTATGCCTCTACGTGCCGTTTTCGCTGCACGTCACGCTCGGCCAGGACTTCCTGCCGACCCGGGTGGGCACTGCCAGCGGCGTGACCTTGGGACTTGCCGTCAGCGTCGGCGGCCTGGCTGCTCCGGCCGTCGGCGCGTTGGCCGAGGCGGTCAATTTGCAAACCGCGCTTCTTGTGCTTCTTCTCGCGCCGGCTGCCTCGTGGTTCGTGGCCCGCGGCATGCGGGAACCGACGCAACTGGTCGGAGCGCAATAA
- a CDS encoding SRPBCC family protein has product MTDDQNNEQRIVSSTRDVAAAPDTIFALIADPAEQPRWDGNDNLGTAAPGQRIHAVGDVFVTTLTKGVDRDNHVVEFEEGRRVAWLPAEAGKPTIGQLWRWELEPLEPGRTRVTHTYDWTNLTDEQRLPRARATTEDKLRASVDRLAELAECDT; this is encoded by the coding sequence ATGACCGACGATCAGAACAATGAACAGCGAATTGTCAGCTCGACCCGCGACGTGGCGGCGGCGCCCGACACGATTTTCGCGCTTATCGCCGATCCGGCCGAACAACCACGCTGGGACGGGAATGACAATCTGGGCACTGCGGCGCCCGGTCAGCGCATTCACGCCGTTGGCGACGTTTTCGTCACCACGCTGACCAAAGGTGTCGACCGCGACAACCACGTCGTCGAATTCGAGGAAGGACGCCGGGTGGCGTGGCTTCCGGCGGAGGCGGGCAAGCCGACGATCGGTCAATTGTGGCGGTGGGAACTCGAACCGCTGGAGCCCGGGCGAACGCGCGTCACCCACACGTACGACTGGACGAATTTGACCGACGAACAGCGATTGCCCCGCGCCCGCGCCACCACCGAGGACAAGCTGCGCGCTTCCGTTGACCGGCTTGCCGAACTCGCCGAATGCGACACGTAG
- a CDS encoding helix-turn-helix domain-containing protein produces the protein MTQQLDVDTVIRLRIRGLRLARGWSLDALAARCHLSPSSLSRIETGHRRIAVDQLVSIAHALDTSVDQLVESAADENVVIRPEPEHTPGLTTWLLSSERTPHGVTVAKMRIDRPTGGEPRVHPGREWFTVLSGTVRLQLGDRVIMVEAGDAAEFSTMVPHLILAEGGPVEILTIFDHDGEHAHLHAPDAAGT, from the coding sequence ATGACGCAACAACTTGATGTGGACACCGTGATCAGGCTTCGCATTCGCGGCCTCCGGCTGGCGCGCGGATGGTCACTCGATGCCCTCGCGGCGCGTTGCCATTTGAGCCCGTCCAGTTTGAGCCGGATCGAAACGGGTCACCGTCGAATTGCCGTTGATCAACTGGTGTCGATCGCTCATGCACTGGACACCAGCGTCGACCAGCTCGTCGAGTCAGCGGCCGACGAAAACGTCGTCATCCGGCCCGAGCCCGAGCACACGCCGGGTTTGACCACGTGGCTGCTGTCCAGCGAGCGCACTCCGCACGGCGTGACGGTGGCGAAGATGCGCATCGACCGCCCGACCGGCGGCGAGCCGCGCGTGCACCCCGGCCGCGAATGGTTCACCGTGCTGTCCGGCACCGTCCGCCTGCAACTGGGCGACCGCGTCATCATGGTCGAGGCCGGCGATGCAGCGGAATTCTCGACGATGGTTCCGCACCTGATCCTGGCGGAAGGCGGGCCCGTCGAAATCCTGACGATCTTCGATCACGACGGCGAGCACGCGCATTTGCATGCGCCGGACGCCGCGGGGACATAG
- a CDS encoding class I SAM-dependent methyltransferase, whose protein sequence is MTQHSHQHSDQNSHQHSHQHGDDVDLATILDLDAEVLGGYLDALTKWTRELAPAPTRRIIDVGAGTGTGSLALARRFDTARVVAIDNSPAMLGRLGDAAKRHDLDDRINTVLADLDAAWPDLESADVAWAVSSMHHFADPDRVLRDVFAAVRPGGLAVVVEMDDLPFFLPRDVGFGRPGLEERLHETMAAAGWNPHPNWQPYLERAGFADVREEVFTIDVDPALAGAGTYAHAFLRRCRNSLGDRVAADDAAALDRLVDAGDPAGVLSRADLTIRGTRTAWAARRP, encoded by the coding sequence ATGACGCAGCACTCGCACCAGCACTCGGATCAAAATTCGCACCAGCATTCGCACCAGCACGGCGACGACGTCGACCTGGCGACGATCTTGGATCTCGACGCCGAAGTGCTCGGTGGGTACCTGGACGCCCTGACCAAATGGACCCGGGAGCTTGCGCCTGCGCCCACACGGCGGATCATCGACGTCGGAGCCGGTACGGGTACCGGAAGCCTTGCATTGGCCCGTCGCTTCGATACGGCCCGGGTTGTGGCGATCGACAACTCGCCCGCCATGCTGGGGCGGCTCGGGGACGCAGCGAAACGGCACGACCTTGACGACCGGATCAACACCGTCCTGGCCGATCTGGATGCCGCGTGGCCCGATCTCGAATCGGCGGATGTGGCATGGGCAGTGTCGTCGATGCACCACTTTGCCGACCCCGACCGGGTGCTGCGCGACGTCTTTGCGGCCGTGAGACCGGGCGGACTGGCGGTCGTCGTCGAAATGGACGACCTGCCGTTCTTCCTCCCGCGCGACGTCGGATTCGGGCGTCCCGGTCTCGAAGAGCGCCTGCACGAAACCATGGCGGCGGCCGGGTGGAATCCGCATCCGAACTGGCAGCCGTATCTGGAACGCGCCGGATTCGCCGACGTCCGCGAGGAAGTGTTCACCATCGACGTCGACCCGGCGCTGGCCGGGGCCGGCACGTATGCGCACGCTTTTCTGCGCCGGTGCCGTAACTCCCTGGGCGACCGGGTGGCCGCCGATGACGCTGCCGCGCTCGATCGCTTGGTTGATGCCGGCGACCCGGCCGGTGTGTTGAGCCGCGCCGATTTAACCATCCGCGGCACCCGGACGGCCTGGGCCGCCCGTCGTCCTTGA
- a CDS encoding NAD(P)/FAD-dependent oxidoreductase, giving the protein MNEKTDYDVAIIGGGAAGLSAAVSLARSLRSVIVVDGGEPRNAIAAGAHNVLGNEGIAPRDLLAAGRREAQAYGAEFRDGEASAARRTDGGFAIDLRGGDTISARRILLATGLIDELPNVPGVRDFWGKSVLHCPYCHGWEVRGQRIGVLGTGPAGIHQALLFRQLSDDVTLFRHTMPQIDADDAAKLSAIGVRVVDGPVERLSGHGESVQSVAMTDGREFPVDAVVVAPRFVARSELYVQLGGTVSDNPMGEYVEAGQMGRTEVPGVWAAGNVSSLGAVVTLASGAGMSAAGVINMDLIEEDAEAAVLSRAS; this is encoded by the coding sequence ATGAACGAGAAAACTGACTACGACGTTGCCATCATCGGCGGAGGAGCTGCCGGCCTGAGCGCCGCCGTCTCCCTCGCACGATCGCTCCGGTCGGTGATAGTCGTCGACGGCGGCGAGCCCAGAAACGCTATAGCCGCCGGTGCGCACAACGTGCTGGGAAACGAGGGAATCGCGCCGCGCGATCTGCTCGCGGCCGGACGACGGGAAGCGCAGGCGTACGGCGCGGAATTCCGCGACGGTGAAGCGAGCGCCGCCCGCCGGACCGATGGAGGATTCGCCATCGATCTGCGCGGCGGCGATACGATCTCGGCTCGCCGGATACTCCTGGCCACCGGCCTCATCGACGAATTGCCGAACGTCCCCGGCGTCCGCGATTTTTGGGGCAAGAGTGTGCTGCACTGCCCCTATTGCCACGGATGGGAAGTGCGCGGGCAGCGGATCGGCGTGCTCGGAACCGGCCCCGCAGGCATTCATCAAGCGTTGCTGTTCCGTCAACTGAGCGATGACGTCACCCTGTTTCGGCACACCATGCCGCAGATCGACGCCGATGACGCCGCCAAGCTTTCGGCGATCGGCGTCCGCGTGGTTGACGGACCGGTCGAGCGGCTGAGCGGGCACGGTGAATCGGTGCAATCCGTGGCGATGACCGATGGGCGCGAATTCCCTGTCGACGCAGTGGTAGTGGCGCCGCGCTTCGTCGCCCGATCGGAACTCTATGTACAGCTCGGCGGAACCGTGAGCGACAACCCGATGGGAGAGTACGTCGAGGCCGGGCAAATGGGGCGCACGGAGGTCCCTGGCGTGTGGGCCGCCGGCAACGTCAGCAGTCTCGGCGCCGTCGTCACTTTGGCGTCCGGTGCCGGGATGTCCGCGGCCGGCGTCATCAACATGGACTTGATCGAAGAGGATGCCGAGGCAGCGGTTCTCAGCCGCGCAAGCTGA
- a CDS encoding cupin, with product MSDLDAMAERLMTQARADQHGRSAELITRDGPLRQTLIALTNHSRLAEHNAPKACSLYVLQGRVMVTTNGTGESIGKGQLELVPSERHGLTAQDDSVVLLTTVTVD from the coding sequence ATGTCAGACTTAGACGCCATGGCCGAACGACTGATGACCCAAGCGCGGGCAGACCAGCACGGACGGTCGGCGGAATTGATCACGCGCGACGGCCCGCTGCGCCAAACACTCATTGCGCTGACCAACCATTCGCGGCTCGCCGAGCACAATGCGCCCAAGGCGTGCAGTCTTTACGTCTTGCAGGGCCGGGTCATGGTGACGACGAACGGCACCGGCGAATCGATCGGAAAAGGCCAGCTCGAACTCGTGCCCAGCGAACGGCACGGCCTGACGGCGCAGGACGATTCCGTCGTGCTGCTCACCACAGTGACTGTCGATTAG
- a CDS encoding SDR family NAD(P)-dependent oxidoreductase has translation MTEEFSGLKAIVTGGASGIGAAVASHIVARGGSVAVLDLAPENVAPPITALKCDVSDDAAVRAAVSEAADTLGGIDIVVNNAGIGAQGTVETNDDAEWHRVFDINVIGMVRVSRAALPYLRQSDHASIVNTCSIAATAGLPERALYGASKGAVLSLTLNMAADHLREGIRVNCVNPGTADTPWIGRLLAKAADPAAERAALEARQPHGRLVAPDEVAAAIAYLAGPLAGSTSGTSLAVDGGMQGLRLRPESD, from the coding sequence ATGACCGAAGAATTCAGCGGCCTGAAGGCCATCGTGACCGGCGGCGCGTCGGGAATCGGCGCGGCTGTCGCCTCGCATATCGTCGCGCGCGGCGGATCGGTTGCCGTGCTCGACCTTGCGCCCGAAAACGTCGCTCCGCCCATCACCGCCCTGAAGTGCGACGTCTCGGACGATGCCGCCGTGCGCGCGGCGGTGTCCGAGGCGGCCGATACACTCGGCGGCATCGACATCGTCGTGAACAATGCCGGCATCGGCGCACAAGGAACCGTCGAAACGAATGACGACGCCGAATGGCACCGCGTGTTCGACATCAACGTGATTGGCATGGTGCGGGTCAGTCGCGCCGCGCTGCCGTACCTGCGCCAATCCGACCACGCATCGATAGTGAACACGTGCTCGATCGCGGCCACGGCCGGGCTTCCCGAGCGCGCCCTGTACGGCGCCAGCAAGGGAGCCGTCCTGTCGTTGACGCTGAACATGGCCGCCGACCACCTGCGCGAAGGCATCCGCGTCAACTGCGTCAACCCCGGGACCGCCGATACACCGTGGATCGGCCGCCTGCTCGCGAAAGCCGCCGATCCGGCCGCCGAACGCGCAGCCCTTGAGGCCCGGCAGCCGCACGGACGCCTCGTGGCGCCGGATGAAGTCGCCGCTGCCATCGCCTATCTGGCCGGACCACTGGCCGGATCGACGTCCGGAACCTCACTGGCCGTGGACGGAGGAATGCAAGGCCTGCGCCTGCGCCCCGAGTCCGATTGA
- a CDS encoding fumarylacetoacetate hydrolase family protein: protein MKFARIGARGAERPIAIDGDIHYALDSITDDLDGEFWSSGGPARVEKALAAGELPEVDIAGQRIGAPITRPSAVICIGMNYAAHAAESGSEPPKMPIMFLKTPNTVVGPNDAVAIPRGSSKTDWEVELGVVIGAHAEYLDSPADSKAHIAGFAVTNDLSEREFQLEISGGQWSKGKSCPGFCPTGPWLVTPDAIDYSNVRLRSWVNGNPRQDSTTSDLVFDVDYLVWYLSQFLALEPGDLICTGTPEGVALSGKFPYLTAGDTVTLEIDGLGRQTQEFTSSEAKA from the coding sequence ATGAAATTCGCACGAATCGGCGCGCGCGGCGCCGAACGGCCGATCGCCATCGACGGCGACATCCACTACGCACTCGACTCCATCACCGATGACTTGGACGGCGAGTTCTGGTCGTCGGGCGGACCGGCACGCGTCGAAAAGGCGCTTGCGGCCGGAGAGCTTCCCGAAGTCGACATCGCCGGTCAGCGAATCGGGGCCCCCATCACTCGCCCGTCGGCAGTCATCTGTATCGGCATGAATTACGCGGCACATGCGGCCGAATCCGGCTCCGAGCCCCCCAAGATGCCGATCATGTTCCTCAAAACACCGAACACGGTTGTCGGTCCGAACGACGCCGTCGCCATCCCGCGCGGATCGAGCAAAACGGACTGGGAGGTCGAACTCGGCGTCGTCATCGGCGCGCACGCGGAATACCTCGACTCCCCTGCCGACTCGAAGGCGCATATCGCCGGGTTCGCCGTCACCAACGATCTGTCCGAACGCGAGTTCCAGCTGGAGATTTCCGGCGGCCAATGGTCCAAGGGGAAAAGTTGCCCCGGGTTCTGCCCCACCGGCCCCTGGCTGGTCACCCCCGACGCGATCGATTACTCCAACGTGCGATTGCGTAGCTGGGTGAACGGCAACCCCCGCCAGGACTCGACGACGTCCGATCTCGTCTTCGACGTCGACTATCTCGTCTGGTACCTCAGCCAATTCCTCGCGCTCGAACCCGGCGACCTGATCTGCACGGGGACACCGGAAGGCGTCGCTTTGTCGGGTAAATTCCCGTATTTGACCGCCGGCGACACAGTCACCCTGGAAATTGACGGCCTAGGCCGGCAAACCCAAGAATTCACGTCGTCGGAGGCCAAGGCATGA
- a CDS encoding IclR family transcriptional regulator, translating to MSDTSAADKTLLVLDAALTNSRFTDVVDVTGLAKATVHRITSTLVSHGFVALADDGTYLPGPKALSLAGAALERIDISALAAPIIADLVAATGCTVHVGALNGDEVIYVARRDSDKPYRMPSRVGKAIALHSTGIGKAILATFDPAEFDRIVGHAGLPARTPNTITGKARLSREIAAVRKRGYAIDNEENEPGIRCVAAGIKDHTGQTNFGISISTLTLEHTVDQVAAMAPQAIEAAARISRALGHRNDAAN from the coding sequence ATGAGCGACACATCGGCGGCCGACAAGACCCTCTTGGTGCTGGATGCCGCACTGACGAATTCGCGGTTCACGGACGTGGTCGATGTGACGGGATTAGCCAAAGCGACGGTGCACCGTATCACCAGCACCCTTGTGTCGCACGGTTTCGTGGCGCTCGCGGACGACGGCACGTACCTGCCTGGCCCCAAGGCGCTGTCGCTGGCCGGCGCCGCGCTCGAACGCATCGACATCTCCGCGTTGGCTGCCCCGATCATCGCCGATTTGGTCGCCGCGACGGGGTGCACCGTACACGTCGGTGCCTTGAACGGCGACGAAGTGATTTACGTGGCCCGGCGGGACTCGGACAAGCCCTATCGGATGCCATCGCGCGTCGGTAAGGCCATTGCGCTGCACAGCACCGGGATCGGCAAGGCGATCCTCGCGACGTTCGATCCCGCGGAATTCGACCGGATCGTCGGCCACGCCGGGCTTCCGGCGCGCACCCCGAACACGATCACCGGCAAAGCACGCCTTTCCCGCGAGATAGCCGCAGTACGAAAACGCGGCTATGCCATCGACAACGAAGAAAATGAGCCGGGAATCCGCTGCGTCGCCGCCGGGATCAAGGATCACACCGGCCAGACGAACTTCGGAATCAGCATTTCGACGTTGACGTTGGAGCACACCGTGGATCAGGTCGCGGCCATGGCCCCGCAGGCAATCGAAGCGGCGGCAAGGATTTCGCGGGCCCTCGGCCATCGGAACGACGCGGCAAATTAG
- a CDS encoding mannitol dehydrogenase family protein, whose protein sequence is MTERLNLHALANADPGRTGVTLPPIDPGALTAGIVHLGVGAFHRAHQAVYTELAAAATGETRWGIVGATGRSGAVVRQLQPQDGLYGVLTKDAAETSLRIVGSIRQVVSGSRDQEAVMDAVADRRVSVTTLTITEKGYPRDASGGLAVGTDAVTADIEAVRGVLSGRSGGSGSSVGLLTAGLARRFGATQAPISVVSCDNLPGNGPQLARLVRDMADRAGDSAFSEWVRSGVAFPATMVDRIVPATTDGDRAEETALLGLHDEGLVVAEPFGQWVIEDAFAGDRPAWEKAGATVTADVAPFEKAKLRMLNATHCLLAYLGALRGIDTIAGAAADDYLIAAARALQTRDVIPTLDTPPGMDLAEYGESILTRFLNPSLPHTTAQVAMDGSQKLPIRIIATASDRLKAGTVPDACALTLAAWMVFVYRGRDKDGRDLPLSDPLADTLREHAAGSEAGLADRMFAVKQMFPEDVAGHDGFRAAVRTHVDRLLREIP, encoded by the coding sequence GTGACCGAACGACTGAATCTCCATGCGCTGGCCAACGCGGACCCCGGCCGGACCGGCGTCACCCTGCCCCCGATCGATCCCGGAGCGCTCACCGCCGGAATCGTGCATCTCGGTGTCGGCGCGTTCCATCGCGCACACCAAGCCGTGTACACGGAGTTGGCAGCCGCCGCAACGGGTGAAACCCGCTGGGGCATCGTGGGCGCGACCGGCAGATCGGGCGCCGTCGTCCGGCAACTGCAGCCGCAGGACGGGCTCTACGGCGTGTTGACGAAGGACGCGGCCGAGACGTCGTTGCGAATTGTCGGCTCGATACGGCAAGTCGTCAGCGGCAGCCGGGACCAGGAGGCCGTCATGGACGCCGTGGCCGATCGGCGCGTGTCGGTGACGACCCTGACGATTACCGAAAAGGGCTATCCGCGGGACGCATCCGGTGGTTTGGCAGTCGGCACCGACGCCGTCACCGCAGACATCGAGGCGGTGCGCGGCGTCCTGTCCGGTCGGTCCGGCGGGTCGGGATCGTCGGTGGGTCTGCTCACGGCCGGGCTGGCGCGCCGGTTCGGTGCCACGCAAGCGCCGATCAGCGTCGTCAGCTGCGACAATCTTCCGGGCAACGGCCCGCAACTCGCCCGGCTGGTGCGCGACATGGCCGACCGTGCCGGCGATTCGGCGTTCAGCGAGTGGGTGCGCTCAGGCGTCGCGTTCCCGGCAACGATGGTCGACCGGATCGTCCCGGCCACCACCGACGGCGACCGCGCCGAAGAGACAGCCCTGCTGGGGCTGCACGATGAAGGACTCGTCGTAGCCGAACCGTTTGGCCAATGGGTGATCGAGGACGCCTTTGCCGGCGACCGTCCGGCGTGGGAAAAAGCCGGCGCCACCGTGACTGCGGACGTGGCGCCGTTTGAAAAGGCCAAACTCCGGATGCTCAACGCCACGCACTGCCTGCTGGCGTATCTGGGAGCGCTGCGAGGAATCGACACAATCGCCGGCGCGGCGGCAGACGACTATCTGATTGCGGCGGCACGTGCGCTGCAAACCCGCGACGTCATCCCCACGCTCGACACGCCACCGGGGATGGACCTGGCCGAATACGGCGAATCGATCCTGACCCGCTTTCTCAACCCGAGCCTGCCGCACACGACCGCGCAGGTCGCAATGGACGGCTCGCAAAAACTACCGATCCGGATCATCGCGACGGCATCCGACCGCTTGAAGGCGGGAACCGTGCCGGATGCGTGCGCGCTCACCCTTGCCGCGTGGATGGTTTTCGTCTACCGCGGCCGGGACAAGGACGGACGCGACCTGCCCTTGAGCGACCCGCTGGCCGACACATTGCGCGAGCATGCCGCGGGATCGGAAGCCGGGCTGGCCGATCGAATGTTCGCCGTCAAGCAGATGTTCCCGGAGGACGTCGCCGGCCACGACGGCTTCCGCGCCGCAGTACGCACACACGTCGACCGGTTGTTGCGCGAAATTCCTTGA